Proteins from one methanogenic archaeon mixed culture ISO4-G1 genomic window:
- a CDS encoding methylthioribulose-1- phosphate dehydratase MtnB gives MNERYARGELVKICKMLYDRQLTVSAGGNMSVRINDSEILITPSGRNKGLLEPEDLVLIDSKGKVLSDGKPSIEHKFHLALYNMNYDTNAVVHCHPLHCVTLAVKAENIKSNITPEGVLLLGEVPMIGYYTPGSKKLVAAVAAVGDHKAILMERHGAITQGRTLEEAYNRMEELEFQAKLQLMCGDVTDLPKAEIKKLSKM, from the coding sequence ATGAACGAGAGGTACGCCAGGGGAGAACTGGTCAAGATCTGCAAGATGCTCTACGACCGTCAACTGACCGTCTCGGCCGGAGGCAACATGAGCGTCAGGATCAACGACTCCGAGATCCTCATCACACCTTCCGGAAGGAACAAGGGCCTGCTGGAACCAGAGGACCTTGTCCTTATAGATTCCAAGGGGAAGGTGCTCTCAGATGGTAAGCCGTCCATCGAGCACAAATTCCATCTAGCACTGTACAATATGAACTACGACACCAACGCCGTAGTCCACTGCCACCCCCTCCACTGCGTGACCCTCGCGGTCAAAGCGGAGAACATCAAGAGCAACATCACTCCGGAAGGGGTGCTCCTGCTGGGAGAGGTGCCGATGATCGGCTACTACACACCCGGATCCAAGAAGCTGGTGGCTGCGGTGGCTGCGGTCGGGGACCACAAGGCGATCCTGATGGAGCGCCACGGGGCCATCACACAGGGGCGCACCTTGGAGGAGGCCTACAACAGGATGGAGGAACTGGAATTCCAGGCCAAGCTGCAGCTGATGTGCGGCGACGTCACGGACCTCCCCAAGGCGGAGATCAAGAAACTTTCCAAGATGTGA
- a CDS encoding translation initiation factor eIF-5A translates to MKEIRELKEGRYVNVDEEPCKIVKITTSKPGKHGSAKANIDAVSIFTGAKKSIVGPVSTKVQVPIIDKRKGQILSITGEEALVMDLETFENLSIVINDDAEQKIEEGAEVLYINAMGRYKFM, encoded by the coding sequence ATGAAAGAGATCAGAGAGCTGAAAGAGGGAAGGTATGTCAACGTTGACGAGGAACCCTGTAAGATCGTCAAGATCACGACATCCAAGCCCGGAAAGCACGGATCCGCAAAGGCGAACATCGATGCGGTCAGCATCTTCACCGGAGCAAAGAAATCCATCGTTGGACCTGTCAGTACAAAAGTCCAGGTCCCCATCATCGACAAGAGGAAAGGACAGATCCTGTCCATCACAGGCGAGGAGGCCCTCGTCATGGACCTCGAAACCTTCGAGAACCTCTCCATCGTCATCAACGACGACGCCGAGCAGAAGATTGAGGAGGGAGCCGAAGTCCTGTACATCAACGCCATGGGCAGATACAAGTTCATGTGA
- a CDS encoding agmatinase SpeB: MRTGKISYGLGYAGADSEYEESEVVIFGVQYDHTACFKAGAREGPTAVRRASYNFEEIHFEHGIHQDLPAIYDYGNVDDFVLPEDMIQEVDFAVGPAIRDGKFPITIGGEHSVNIPVIRNFDANDIAVISIDAHLDSRDEYIGTPLSHACIMRRAAEHVGIENTFVIGCRAIGEEELDRDDVIPFVSSYDVFDNGIDWAIKKALDSVQNEHIYLTIDIDGIDPAYAPGTGTPEPFGLTPYDVKKVINAVGDRLVGFDVCEVCPPADPSGITSILAARLINEAIAVYGKNRE; encoded by the coding sequence GTGAGGACTGGTAAAATCTCATACGGACTCGGATATGCTGGTGCTGACTCTGAATACGAGGAGTCGGAGGTCGTCATATTCGGAGTCCAGTATGACCATACCGCCTGCTTTAAGGCAGGCGCTAGGGAGGGACCCACCGCCGTAAGGCGGGCCTCCTATAATTTTGAGGAGATACACTTCGAGCACGGCATCCACCAGGATCTGCCTGCGATCTACGACTACGGGAACGTTGATGACTTCGTGCTTCCCGAGGACATGATCCAGGAGGTCGATTTCGCCGTAGGACCCGCGATAAGGGACGGGAAGTTCCCGATCACCATCGGCGGGGAACATTCCGTCAACATCCCGGTGATAAGGAACTTCGATGCCAATGATATCGCAGTGATCTCGATAGACGCCCACCTGGATTCCAGGGACGAGTACATCGGCACCCCTCTGAGCCACGCGTGCATCATGAGGAGGGCCGCGGAGCACGTAGGCATAGAGAACACGTTCGTGATCGGCTGCCGCGCCATAGGCGAGGAGGAGCTTGACAGGGACGATGTCATCCCCTTTGTGAGCTCCTACGACGTCTTCGACAACGGCATAGACTGGGCGATAAAGAAGGCGCTAGATTCCGTTCAGAACGAGCACATCTATCTGACGATCGATATCGACGGCATAGACCCGGCGTACGCGCCGGGAACGGGTACTCCCGAGCCCTTCGGGCTCACGCCCTACGATGTCAAGAAGGTCATCAACGCCGTAGGCGACAGATTGGTCGGATTCGACGTCTGCGAGGTGTGCCCTCCGGCGGACCCGTCTGGGATAACATCCATACTCGCGGCTAGGCTGATAAACGAGGCCATCGCCGTATACGGCAAGAACAGGGAATGA
- a CDS encoding phosphomannomutase/phosphoglucomutase, whose amino-acid sequence MMLLAGSNTVKGTINDGMDVEFALRLGKFLGKHYGSPLAIAMDGRTSNIMLKSAISAGIMAVGCNVLDLGAVPTPLIQYYMSKHPEVKGALTITASFAGQEINGIRLMKELGIEDPIFEEHTIDEITAMNDQVPASQVGEMIKVEDIIEGYLDTILSGIDVEAIRKAKLKVCLDCRNNAVASIVSNMFNRLSVDTIILGGDTSVLDSDRVAKLGHVVKSQKFNLGVALEMDADHCLFATAKGEAVPGDKSFAVFAKALLAEKRGKVVIPINSSTLMEDVINENGGIVLHCTIGEQSVVKKTKENFAVLGGDIFGCMVLPNELTTCDAIYATAKMLELVVKNGPLHKQIADMPSYFISRGSKPFPENRIQDELDRFKNAHSDOEMDLIDGVKVFCENGWVMMRHSNVRSVIKVYVQADSKKQADQWVQETLDGIGQE is encoded by the coding sequence ATGATGCTGCTCGCCGGAAGTAACACCGTCAAAGGAACCATCAACGACGGGATGGATGTGGAGTTCGCCCTCAGGCTCGGGAAGTTCCTGGGGAAGCACTACGGGTCCCCCCTGGCAATAGCGATGGACGGCAGGACTTCCAACATAATGCTGAAGTCCGCCATATCCGCGGGGATCATGGCCGTCGGTTGCAACGTGCTCGACCTCGGCGCGGTGCCCACACCGCTCATCCAGTACTACATGTCGAAGCATCCGGAGGTGAAGGGTGCTCTGACGATCACGGCATCCTTCGCCGGCCAGGAGATCAACGGGATCAGGCTGATGAAGGAGCTGGGCATCGAAGATCCAATCTTCGAGGAGCACACGATCGACGAGATCACGGCCATGAATGACCAAGTGCCAGCATCGCAGGTCGGCGAGATGATCAAGGTCGAGGACATCATCGAAGGATATCTCGACACGATCCTCTCGGGGATAGACGTGGAGGCGATCCGCAAGGCCAAGCTGAAGGTCTGCCTCGACTGCCGCAACAACGCCGTCGCTTCGATAGTCTCCAACATGTTCAACAGGCTCTCCGTGGATACGATCATCCTCGGAGGGGACACGTCCGTCCTGGACAGCGACAGGGTCGCCAAGCTCGGCCACGTGGTCAAGAGCCAGAAGTTCAATCTGGGTGTGGCATTGGAGATGGACGCGGACCACTGTCTCTTCGCGACAGCGAAGGGAGAGGCGGTGCCCGGGGACAAGAGCTTCGCCGTGTTCGCTAAAGCTCTCCTTGCAGAGAAGAGGGGCAAGGTCGTCATCCCGATCAATTCCTCCACGCTGATGGAGGACGTCATCAACGAGAACGGCGGGATAGTGCTGCATTGCACCATAGGTGAGCAGAGCGTGGTCAAGAAGACCAAGGAGAACTTCGCCGTGCTGGGAGGGGACATCTTCGGCTGCATGGTGCTCCCCAACGAGCTCACCACATGCGACGCGATATACGCCACGGCCAAGATGCTAGAATTGGTGGTCAAGAACGGCCCCCTGCACAAGCAGATCGCCGACATGCCTTCTTACTTCATATCAAGGGGTTCCAAGCCCTTCCCCGAGAACAGGATCCAGGACGAGCTCGACAGGTTCAAGAACGCCCATTCCGATTAGGAGATGGACCTCATAGACGGGGTCAAGGTGTTCTGCGAGAACGGCTGGGTCATGATGCGCCACTCCAACGTCAGGAGTGTCATAAAGGTGTACGTCCAGGCCGATTCCAAGAAGCAGGCCGACCAGTGGGTCCAGGAGACCCTGGACGGCATCGGTCAGGAATGA
- a CDS encoding methyl-5-thioribose-1-phosphate isomerase MtnA — MKATVDGKKCDIRAVWFENGKVRMIDQRELPAKIVLVDFDDYLDIAEAIRNMTTRGAPSIGATAAYAMCMAALKSCDLVKAAKDIKAARPTANDLFYAVDYMTEELGKGRDPVEAADAYAQMMVDKCTKIGEYGSALIKDDMKLMTHCNAGALATVDVGTALAPMRAAQAQGKKFFVYASETRPRLQGMQLTAWELNQEGIDHAIIPDGASAYYMSQGVDMIITGADRIAENGDFANKIGTFDKAIVAKHFGIPFYVAAPISTFDFNTKTGKDIVIEQRSEEEVTMVKDYRIAPVGSKALNPAFDVTPAELVTGGFITEKGILKPSEIHKVKQ; from the coding sequence ATGAAAGCTACAGTGGACGGAAAGAAGTGCGACATCAGGGCAGTATGGTTCGAGAACGGAAAGGTGAGGATGATCGATCAGAGGGAGCTCCCCGCGAAGATCGTCCTGGTCGATTTCGACGACTACCTGGACATAGCGGAGGCCATACGCAACATGACAACACGCGGAGCACCGTCCATAGGTGCCACCGCCGCTTACGCCATGTGCATGGCGGCGCTGAAATCATGCGACCTCGTGAAGGCTGCCAAGGACATCAAGGCCGCGAGGCCCACCGCCAACGACCTGTTCTACGCGGTGGATTATATGACAGAGGAGCTCGGCAAGGGCAGGGATCCCGTCGAGGCGGCTGACGCCTACGCGCAGATGATGGTCGACAAGTGCACCAAGATCGGCGAGTACGGTTCCGCCCTCATCAAGGACGACATGAAGCTCATGACCCATTGCAACGCAGGCGCGCTCGCCACGGTGGATGTCGGTACCGCTCTGGCCCCCATGAGAGCGGCCCAGGCACAGGGCAAGAAGTTCTTCGTCTACGCCTCGGAAACCAGACCCCGTCTCCAGGGAATGCAGCTCACGGCATGGGAGCTCAACCAGGAGGGAATAGACCATGCGATCATCCCCGACGGGGCATCGGCATACTACATGTCCCAGGGAGTCGACATGATCATCACAGGCGCGGACAGGATCGCCGAGAACGGTGACTTCGCCAACAAGATCGGTACCTTCGACAAGGCGATAGTCGCGAAGCACTTCGGAATCCCGTTCTACGTCGCGGCGCCCATCTCCACATTCGATTTCAACACGAAGACCGGCAAGGACATCGTCATCGAGCAGCGCTCCGAGGAAGAGGTCACGATGGTGAAGGACTACAGGATCGCCCCTGTGGGATCCAAGGCCCTGAACCCCGCGTTCGACGTTACGCCGGCGGAGCTGGTGACCGGCGGTTTCATCACCGAGAAGGGCATCCTGAAGCCCAGCGAGATACACAAGGTGAAGCAATGA
- a CDS encoding C/D box methylation guide ribonucleoprotein complex aNOP56 subunit has translation MTILVTKWFGTFLIDEKSHSIVDKRLMPMDAKAVSEKLAHVQRGGILDEERELAAKVPEKLMVGDRRQSELGKPELFDSSFLTPQKFGFNDAFMHEVMLGLGKLRTSEPVPRDRNLVQAIRNLDDVIATVNLYNERLHEWYGMHFPELADYAKDSRYADLIARYGDRDSIIEELGVDIESIGSDFDDTDMRAVMDLADTLYRLYEDKERTEEYIQGIVEETCPNMCALVGGPLAARLISLSGGLERLSSLPSSTVQLLGAEKAMFRHLKSGKRPPKHGVIYQHPEVHKAPYWQRGNIARALAGKILIAAKVDQYRGEFCGDRLNEEFMARVEDIKRRYPEAPKKPVKKNKPRNRGKNRKH, from the coding sequence ATGACGATCCTTGTCACCAAATGGTTCGGAACATTCCTCATAGACGAGAAGTCCCACAGCATAGTGGACAAGAGGCTCATGCCCATGGACGCAAAGGCCGTTTCTGAGAAGCTGGCACATGTGCAGAGAGGGGGCATCCTCGATGAGGAGAGAGAACTAGCGGCGAAGGTGCCGGAGAAGCTCATGGTCGGTGACAGGAGGCAGTCCGAGCTTGGGAAACCGGAACTCTTCGATTCGTCGTTCCTCACCCCGCAGAAGTTCGGCTTCAACGATGCGTTCATGCACGAGGTCATGCTCGGGCTCGGGAAGCTCAGGACATCCGAACCCGTCCCGAGGGACAGGAACCTGGTGCAGGCCATCAGGAACCTGGACGATGTGATCGCCACCGTCAATCTGTACAACGAGAGGCTCCACGAGTGGTATGGGATGCATTTCCCTGAGCTTGCGGACTACGCCAAGGATTCCAGATATGCCGACCTAATCGCCAGATACGGCGACAGGGATTCCATCATCGAGGAGCTGGGAGTCGATATCGAATCAATAGGTTCCGACTTCGACGACACGGACATGCGTGCGGTCATGGACCTGGCGGACACCCTCTACCGTCTCTACGAGGACAAGGAGAGGACCGAGGAGTACATCCAGGGGATCGTCGAGGAGACCTGCCCCAACATGTGCGCATTGGTCGGCGGACCGCTGGCCGCGAGACTGATATCGCTGTCCGGAGGATTGGAGAGACTCTCGTCGCTGCCCTCCTCCACCGTGCAGCTCCTGGGAGCGGAGAAGGCCATGTTCAGGCACCTGAAGTCCGGGAAGAGGCCTCCAAAGCACGGTGTCATCTACCAGCACCCGGAGGTCCACAAGGCGCCCTACTGGCAGAGGGGGAACATCGCACGTGCGCTGGCCGGTAAGATCCTCATCGCTGCCAAGGTGGACCAGTACCGCGGGGAGTTCTGCGGCGACAGGCTGAACGAGGAGTTCATGGCCAGGGTCGAGGATATCAAGCGCAGGTATCCCGAGGCGCCGAAGAAACCGGTCAAGAAGAACAAGCCCCGCAACAGGGGGAAGAACAGGAAGCACTGA
- a CDS encoding cell surface protein, with the protein MNTKGTKFLAVLAVLAMAFAACAVISSVEENDAVALDPSLAFIPTVNEEKDPFIATAGATYTLSADGKIVNDADDTDKGVWTNGIYLGDGDLTLNVKNGDTINMKTDYYGIFVSGALTIGSTAGDSKTTKLSIEISKEITPVRMSAFAIASYGAMTISNVNLDLKTNATSTTASGNQSTGIYSWNTLAITLDSTQKADIYGGNRGIMVVGAITLNGGTFNVGGYEVAIVGQATLTIGNTAATTVNAKLLTGNGLNGNGDEVRFATKVKYAGGQVTVGNGTLANTVNTQGLWAKLESDVTANSKLIVTGGYEQTTNSNGITTAGLYIEGAENPAAAKVAVVNSASAAAAGITSVVKGADIYKYIVEGYSAEAAASASGTALQEAINTAATASTEVVYATTTATDFSSANKVVIPDNKTVILTLPAENVSGEIDVSKAAELTVNSFQSSAGVTFVGKDGAKATIKATGPATFTVEKGSVIIKDITTDAALTVAVDGDFKIEGVVSGAGTVTLNKAAGATGAKITIADKLINNGSIAVNGLPVFITGDLNIGNGKTFTTDATATVEITGNVAGLGTIVNAGTVDIKSGAVVSSKITPTGLVSIYTGSDVNKMTVTAGWANIIGKDDASGKWTFDDSAAKTLTLDNYNGTYNFKPLADVVKEIVLIGTNVVSYEAAADYVAGSLFGTALVNITTDATAGSLEMNVDLSKATGAALIAAKSSVFNSATTLGIDEVYLTVTITGSNNAWTADQKAAFQIVAINAAAGINMLNSAVIIDNMSNLTAVGLSDISALDVTQKATFVEAAGNISATTSYAVSNSSSLEVAGLMYAGGFSNKQESSVTVNKLILAGDSSNNAELTVNGDSYVTGGFTNNATFTNNGTMTVIGATGIIQKAGTFTNNGTIKVPAKYVPVGFDGQAITITNNDMPDTEKVVKLKSITIDSTALIQAGVNDVKANVTATVVFEAYNAGAGNRALAGDATYTGTLAVNQTGTGYTLSITSTANPTAEITVTYDSTKTGSKIGGQYAVTVKGSVIDAGDGDKSKTVAVVTPKADAEDGDVAADTVLEKITASGANAASLSVTGGKFANTSDVIVSSGAAAILAADAEYEGNLTTDIANVTLAGTFNGDLTANGAGLVTISGTMDGSVVAKGDVTISGTMEGNVTSTKTAADQTVTVSADGTLKGDIITNGNIAIGKKFAGNITMNNSATTKSITVTGEIDATVTYNTLYKATKDATEKTAYSASAKIVGKAVSVIVNAHVGQDAVDEIPVKAGYFSFNSVFEDQGTKEIAVTALTGTFGVIDENITLKAGIALYVEPGATLEVEKTKVFDVQKGALKVSKDAVRNYEDAEADVYGLVTYVMKFDTNDNYTVYSNIAFALSNVDEGKDLTVGVAAEIEQNVVVKKGVNIIVDDVLLNFGAFALEMGEGAKITLLKAGNLNFDITPEGKYINGTIVYDGNTIVLDKVGFSVAGNVVAGIEPLDDEPSKINAVFTYDEGTVTVKAGVLAGSLTLTNVSYGEPAVKYSASLVIDADTVCEAVVDDTAYTGAANNKTALETNVTVNGTLKVAAALTIDGKYTGDGAIVLANDASVSVSVDKAVASVKIVDVAGNGYVLDTITPDTNAIVVTAKKVGDVLYVVIGGQYEKGTITAIGEANLDDFIVMAGATFVADSAKIATTAVANGLLKVKTPIEDTAGLTFEATFVDGDYTVYTTLAYINANIEELGITELKLDNGLNVADAALDYSKITADITIPAGKSITVNNGKLILGAPATSLGASQVLKGDIIITGNGYVIVYATVDNQANFYGIADKSKAATYSTFDIEGTAYATVYGSNPAADNKLDDAAADIVPSITGYTFTRWEAYNNPGEPLENVNIGSTNVTASLVAGKVTITIKGVEGVTYYLDGVEYLTTDLATKVTVGSVVTMKISDTSKYQGTPKIDGKTNYVVSGDSDGKTITATGVSPVEPEPAPAPAGMSLTEILLIVLVVLIAIMVVIIALRLNRS; encoded by the coding sequence GCGGACATCTATGGTGGAAACCGCGGAATTATGGTTGTCGGAGCAATCACTTTGAATGGTGGAACATTCAATGTCGGTGGATATGAGGTCGCTATCGTCGGACAGGCAACACTGACCATTGGAAACACTGCTGCAACAACTGTTAATGCAAAGCTGCTGACTGGAAATGGACTTAATGGAAACGGCGACGAAGTAAGGTTTGCTACAAAAGTCAAATATGCAGGTGGACAAGTTACCGTTGGTAATGGAACCCTCGCAAACACGGTCAATACACAGGGACTATGGGCAAAACTTGAGTCAGACGTTACTGCGAACTCCAAACTTATCGTTACCGGTGGATATGAGCAGACCACCAACAGCAATGGAATTACCACTGCTGGGCTGTACATCGAAGGCGCAGAGAACCCTGCTGCTGCGAAGGTTGCAGTTGTCAACTCAGCATCTGCCGCTGCTGCTGGAATAACCAGTGTGGTTAAGGGTGCAGACATCTACAAGTACATTGTAGAAGGTTATTCCGCAGAGGCAGCAGCCTCAGCATCTGGAACAGCGTTGCAGGAAGCTATCAATACAGCAGCGACAGCTTCAACAGAGGTCGTCTACGCAACAACAACGGCAACGGACTTCTCCAGTGCTAACAAGGTTGTAATCCCTGATAACAAGACTGTCATACTCACCCTCCCCGCAGAGAATGTTTCTGGAGAGATTGATGTCAGTAAGGCAGCTGAGTTGACTGTTAACTCATTCCAGTCATCTGCTGGAGTTACCTTTGTTGGAAAAGATGGAGCGAAAGCAACCATCAAGGCAACGGGTCCTGCAACATTTACTGTAGAGAAGGGTTCAGTCATCATCAAGGATATCACAACGGATGCAGCTCTTACTGTTGCAGTTGATGGAGATTTCAAGATTGAAGGAGTCGTTTCTGGAGCTGGAACCGTTACACTTAACAAGGCTGCCGGAGCGACCGGAGCAAAGATCACTATCGCAGACAAGCTCATCAACAACGGATCTATCGCAGTAAACGGACTTCCAGTATTCATTACCGGTGATCTGAACATTGGAAATGGAAAGACATTCACTACCGATGCAACTGCAACCGTAGAGATCACTGGAAACGTTGCTGGATTGGGAACGATCGTCAATGCCGGTACTGTTGACATCAAATCCGGAGCAGTTGTATCATCCAAGATCACCCCTACCGGATTGGTATCGATATACACTGGATCCGACGTCAACAAAATGACCGTAACCGCTGGATGGGCAAACATCATCGGAAAGGATGATGCTTCTGGAAAGTGGACATTTGATGACAGTGCAGCAAAGACCCTCACACTTGACAACTACAATGGAACTTACAACTTCAAGCCCCTTGCTGATGTTGTGAAAGAGATCGTCCTCATCGGAACCAATGTCGTCTCCTACGAGGCAGCGGCAGATTACGTAGCAGGATCGCTCTTCGGAACAGCTCTGGTCAACATCACCACCGATGCGACAGCAGGATCCCTCGAGATGAATGTTGACCTTTCCAAGGCAACAGGCGCTGCACTCATTGCAGCCAAGTCGTCCGTGTTCAACTCTGCGACAACTCTGGGAATCGATGAGGTTTACCTGACGGTTACCATCACTGGAAGCAACAATGCATGGACCGCAGATCAGAAGGCAGCATTCCAGATCGTCGCAATCAATGCGGCAGCCGGAATTAACATGCTGAACTCCGCCGTTATTATCGACAACATGTCGAACCTGACAGCAGTCGGCCTCTCTGATATTTCTGCATTAGATGTGACACAGAAGGCAACATTCGTCGAAGCAGCCGGAAACATCAGCGCAACAACATCCTACGCAGTGTCCAACAGTTCATCACTAGAAGTGGCCGGACTCATGTACGCTGGCGGTTTCTCCAATAAACAGGAGTCGTCCGTTACTGTTAACAAACTGATTCTTGCTGGAGATTCATCCAACAACGCAGAGTTGACTGTAAACGGAGACTCATACGTTACTGGCGGATTCACCAACAACGCGACATTCACCAACAACGGAACCATGACGGTCATTGGAGCAACTGGAATTATCCAGAAGGCTGGAACGTTCACCAACAACGGAACCATAAAGGTCCCGGCAAAGTACGTCCCCGTCGGATTCGATGGACAGGCAATCACAATCACCAACAACGATATGCCCGACACCGAGAAGGTCGTCAAACTGAAATCCATCACCATCGACTCCACCGCTCTGATTCAGGCCGGTGTGAACGATGTGAAGGCCAACGTTACTGCAACCGTAGTATTCGAGGCATATAATGCAGGTGCTGGTAACAGAGCACTTGCAGGAGATGCAACATACACCGGAACACTCGCAGTCAACCAGACCGGAACCGGATACACGCTCTCCATCACAAGCACAGCAAACCCCACTGCAGAGATCACTGTGACCTACGACTCTACCAAGACTGGTTCAAAGATCGGAGGACAGTATGCGGTTACCGTTAAGGGTTCCGTCATCGATGCGGGTGACGGGGACAAGTCTAAGACCGTTGCTGTAGTCACCCCCAAGGCTGATGCAGAAGACGGAGACGTCGCTGCAGACACAGTCCTTGAAAAGATCACCGCATCGGGAGCAAACGCTGCGTCGCTCTCAGTGACCGGTGGAAAGTTCGCTAACACCTCTGATGTCATCGTATCCTCAGGTGCAGCTGCAATTCTCGCAGCAGATGCAGAGTATGAGGGTAACCTCACAACCGATATCGCTAATGTCACACTCGCAGGAACTTTCAATGGAGACCTGACCGCTAACGGAGCAGGACTCGTCACCATCAGCGGAACCATGGATGGTAGCGTCGTCGCAAAGGGCGATGTCACCATCAGCGGAACCATGGAAGGAAATGTTACCTCGACCAAGACCGCAGCCGACCAGACTGTTACAGTTAGTGCTGATGGAACTCTCAAAGGAGATATCATCACCAACGGAAACATCGCTATCGGAAAGAAGTTCGCCGGAAACATCACGATGAACAACTCGGCAACTACCAAGTCCATCACAGTTACCGGTGAGATTGATGCTACTGTAACCTACAACACCCTGTACAAAGCAACCAAGGATGCTACTGAAAAGACCGCCTATTCTGCATCAGCAAAGATTGTAGGAAAGGCAGTAAGCGTCATTGTGAATGCCCACGTAGGACAGGACGCTGTCGATGAGATCCCCGTCAAGGCAGGATACTTCTCGTTCAACAGCGTGTTCGAAGACCAGGGAACGAAGGAGATTGCAGTCACTGCACTCACCGGAACTTTCGGAGTCATCGATGAGAACATCACCCTCAAGGCTGGAATCGCACTCTATGTTGAGCCTGGAGCCACCCTCGAGGTCGAGAAGACAAAGGTGTTCGATGTCCAGAAGGGAGCACTCAAAGTTTCAAAGGACGCAGTCAGGAACTACGAGGATGCCGAAGCAGATGTCTACGGTCTCGTGACATATGTCATGAAGTTCGACACCAACGACAACTACACCGTCTACTCCAACATCGCATTCGCACTCAGCAATGTCGATGAAGGAAAGGATCTTACTGTGGGAGTCGCAGCCGAGATCGAGCAGAATGTTGTTGTGAAGAAGGGAGTTAACATCATCGTCGATGACGTTCTCCTCAACTTCGGTGCATTCGCACTCGAGATGGGAGAGGGTGCAAAGATCACTCTCCTCAAGGCAGGAAACCTCAACTTCGACATCACCCCCGAGGGTAAGTACATCAACGGTACCATCGTCTACGATGGAAACACCATCGTACTCGACAAGGTCGGATTCTCTGTGGCAGGAAATGTTGTTGCGGGAATCGAGCCTCTTGATGATGAGCCTTCGAAGATCAACGCTGTATTCACATATGATGAGGGAACAGTTACAGTTAAGGCAGGAGTCCTTGCAGGTTCCTTGACCCTTACCAACGTTTCCTACGGAGAGCCCGCTGTCAAGTACAGTGCATCACTTGTTATCGACGCGGACACCGTATGTGAGGCAGTTGTTGATGATACCGCTTACACCGGAGCAGCCAACAACAAGACCGCACTGGAGACCAACGTCACAGTCAACGGAACCCTGAAGGTCGCAGCAGCTCTGACGATCGATGGAAAATACACTGGTGACGGAGCAATCGTTCTCGCCAACGATGCTTCCGTATCAGTTTCCGTCGACAAGGCAGTCGCGTCTGTTAAGATCGTCGATGTTGCAGGAAACGGATACGTCCTTGATACGATCACTCCTGACACAAATGCAATCGTTGTGACTGCAAAGAAGGTCGGAGATGTTCTGTACGTTGTCATCGGCGGACAGTACGAGAAGGGAACCATCACCGCAATCGGTGAAGCCAACCTCGATGATTTCATAGTGATGGCCGGAGCAACATTCGTTGCGGATTCTGCAAAGATCGCAACCACAGCGGTTGCGAACGGACTGCTCAAAGTCAAGACGCCCATCGAGGATACTGCAGGACTCACCTTCGAGGCCACTTTCGTCGATGGAGATTACACGGTGTACACGACCCTTGCATACATCAACGCCAACATCGAGGAACTCGGAATCACCGAGCTCAAACTCGACAACGGATTGAATGTTGCGGATGCTGCACTTGATTATTCGAAGATCACTGCAGACATCACCATCCCTGCTGGAAAGTCGATCACGGTTAACAATGGAAAGCTCATCCTCGGAGCACCTGCAACTTCACTCGGAGCATCTCAGGTTCTCAAGGGAGACATCATCATCACTGGAAACGGTTACGTGATTGTATATGCAACTGTGGACAACCAGGCAAACTTCTACGGAATTGCTGACAAGTCCAAGGCGGCAACGTACTCCACTTTCGACATCGAGGGAACGGCCTACGCAACAGTGTATGGATCTAACCCCGCTGCAGACAACAAGCTTGATGATGCAGCAGCCGACATTGTACCTAGCATCACTGGATACACATTCACAAGATGGGAAGCGTACAACAACCCTGGAGAACCTCTCGAGAATGTTAATATCGGAAGCACCAATGTCACCGCTTCGCTCGTTGCTGGTAAGGTTACCATCACCATCAAGGGAGTCGAGGGAGTCACCTACTACCTCGATGGAGTCGAGTACCTGACAACCGACCTTGCAACCAAGGTCACGGTCGGTTCAGTCGTCACCATGAAGATCTCCGATACCTCCAAGTATCAGGGAACACCCAAGATCGACGGCAAGACCAACTACGTCGTCTCCGGAGACTCAGATGGAAAGACCATCACCGCAACCGGAGTCTCACCCGTTGAGCCCGAGCCCGCACCCGCACCGGCAGGAATGTCCCTGACCGAGATCCTCCTGATCGTCCTCGTCGTCCTGATCGCCATCATGGTGGTCATCATCGCGCTGAGGCTCAACAGGAGCTGA